The genomic window GTCTGGTATCATTGATGCTTCATACCCTACATCTCTAGCCATCACATCCACATCCCACCAACAGCGCCAAGGAATGACTTTGTCATCTACATGATTGATCAGTATAAAGAGCTGCATTAAGACCTTCAATCTATCTTTTTATAGCGTAGTATTAAAACTATTGTTTGTTGCTTTAGAGATGTCCCAAGTTGTTTGCTAGTGTGTGCCTGAATACTGCCCTGTCCGTCTCACCTTCCCTTTTGGTGATGTGAGCGTCTATATTGACAAAACGCGCCATCAACAATTCCGTCCCGGAGAATGGCCAATAGAGCCTGTATACAAGGCTGTATCCCGTAGATATTCGCACGTTGCAAGTACAGATCGCAACGTCTCCTAATTCTTATCAACATATTGATCTAAAACTTCTGCGCCTTCATCTCGTGCTCCTGTCTCGGACACATTGCAAACTCACCCGGAAGTCATGATTCAGATTTGCGGGTTTAAAGCTGTGACCATGGTTGATAACTGATTGTACCGACACCACGATTTTGGACAGTATATATGTGTCTGTGATGCCGGTGATGAAGTAGAGCTTTCCATCCGTGGACCAAGCGAGATTATCCAATACATTGTGCACCGTACAGTGTACACCATTCCCTGACTTCACAGCACGCTGAGGTATTCGACAAAAAACGGTAGTTCCGCTCAGGAGAGGCTCCTCATTGTAACGGTCCTTAGTGCTAAAATTTGCAAGAGTCTCTTCATCTAAGCTCCAGCAAGCACTTCTGACTTGTACATCAGCCCCAATAAGCGTCTGGGTTTCCTTGGAGGCCACATCAACTACACGGAGCGAAGCTTGTGCCCACGTCTCCCCCCGTACCTGAGCATCCGCTTGGTAGTCCTACTACTTGCCCTTAAGATCTGCAGATTTGTTGTCCGAGAAACAAAAAGAATCAAGTCCCGTGGAGGAGAAAACGCAAAGCTCTCAATGTCTTGGATATGTAGTCAGACTCGCGGGGTGCAATCGATGTTGCTCACGTTGACTATCCGTGAAGAATTAGTTAGCTGGAATTCGCCATAGGCGGCCCTGGACTCTTCACATTGCATTTTAAATACATTGGCATGACTCTAGTGTCATGTCTACTCATGACCAAGTTGAGCCATTGGATTGTCGCGGCATGGACGTATAGTGGGTCCGGCGAGGCTGATGACGATTGACACCCCAAAGCTGCTCAGTTCAACCCTTGGAGCTCTCGATACCCCTCCAGCTCGACATCTGTGCTTCCGACTTCAAACGTCCACCAAGACATCGCACCCGCTCCTCCGTCCGCAACGCCATGGCcttcctcatcctcgtcatcgggGACCTACACATCCCAGACCGCGCCCTCGACATCCCAGCCAAGGTACaccctgctcctcctccacgTCGCCATTCCCATCCTCGCGCTCGTTTCGCTCTGAAGCTCGGCCCAAAGCATTAGGCAAAGCCACTTTGCTAACCCGTACAGTTTAAAAAACTCCTCGCTCCCGGCAAAATCGGCCAGACCCTCTGCCTCGGCAACCTTACCGACAAGCACACGTACGAATACCTCCGCTCCATAACGCCGGACCTCAAAATCGTCAAGGGCCGCAACGATGTGGAAGCCACCTCCCTCCCGCTCACACAGGTCGTCACCCACGGAAGCATCAGGATCGGCTTCCTCGAAGGGTTCACCCTCGTCTCCAGCGAGCCCGACCTGCTTCTTGCAGAAGCAAACCGGCTAGATGTCGACGTGCTGTGCTGGGGGGGCACCCACAAGTTCGACGCATTCGAGTACATGGACAAATTTTTCGTCAACCCGGGAAGCGCAACGGGGGCATTCTTGAATTCGTGGGGCGGTGTAGGGGAGGATCCCACGCCCAGCTTTTGCCTAATGGATGTACGTTGAGGCTGTGACGCCGTGTGTCTGCACGCCTGGGAATGCTTACATTGACAAATAATACAGGTCCAAGGTATTTCGCTGACGCTGTACGTCTACCAACTCCGCAAAGATGACAAGGGCAACGAAAATGTTGCCGTGGAGAAAGTTACATATACAAAACCAGTCGAACCGGCCGCCAATTCATCATGATGAACCGACTCACTCCGGAATAATCGCCCTTCCCTCTAAATTCCATGACTTCACCCATATTCCAGCATACTATACTTGGAGCGGACAAAAGGCTTGGCAGATACCCGCACAATCATAGCAGACATAATGAATGAATCTAGGTATCCAAGAATTCTCCAAACGGAGATGCTCTATTCCAACTGAAGGGGccgcaaaaggccaaggaaatGAAAGCCACAATATGTAAATACAAGAAAGAATCCACAACTTTCATCGCTTGGTATCTCGAGCATTCAAACAAAATTCATACAATCAGCCTTTCGCCAAAATGATGCATCCAATTCCACGCCATGAATCAACTCCCCGTAAACAAAGCTGGAATGCCAGTGCTCATGAGTCGTAAACGTCGCTTTgatttttaaaataaaaaaaagggtcAAACGCCCTAATATGGAAGTCATCATTATACCATCATGCTTCGCCGCCGAGACACACTTCGCTCCTTGACAGAGCTGTCCTCCTCACTATCAACGGCTGCTGATCGCCGCCGCGTATTTGCCCCCCGACGTCGTGtggccctcgtcgtctccgTAGGTGCATTGTTATCGATCTGTGGTGATGAGCTGGTGAACTCATAGACATCAACGTCGCCGCTCTCGTTTTCATCGGCGTCAAGGTTGAGATCTGCGGCAAACTCGCCCGCCCTTGAGGCCGGCCGACGACGTTCTGTAATGACCGCTGCAGATGCGTCTTGGGCCGAGCTCTTTTTTGCGAGAGGACTAGCTGGAATGCTTCCCGGCTCTGGCGCCTCAAACTCGTCGCTCGTCGGAGGAATGCGCCTCAAAGAATCCCCAACGTCAGACTCACGCTTAATCTTGGGACCCTCAGACGTTGGTAGATCACATTGACTGGCCCTTCGAGCATATTTGCCCTCTCCCGCCACTGCATCAAAGAGCTCCTTGGTTGGCCGCCTCATCTTATCTCTGAGGTTTGGTTCTGCGTAGCTGATAGTTGTCCTATTCCTTCTGCTCGCCCGCGAAGTCTCGCCATTCAAAAATATATCAACAGGTGGCGGAGTATCACCTCTTGGGTCATCCCCTCCAAGCGCTGGTTCCGGTGACTTTGGCGACGTCACGGCTGGTTCTGAGACCGTTGTGGCCAGGTCAGCTATCACAGTCTTCGTGACCGGCGGGGGAATTTCTAGTTTGGCGGCAGCAttcatcttggccttggatTTCGTTCGTTCCTTGGTCGGCTTCGACTTTGCCAGCTCTGCTTTTCCCGTGCCAACCTCGTCTATCGCAATTGGTTTGGGATTCTTTCGGGGTGAGCTAACATCGTCATTGGTACTCTTTGAAGCCAGGGGTTTGCGACTATTGCCAGTAGTCACATGCTTCTCTCGAGCTTCTTTCCTCATATGCGCAAGTTCCTTCAATGTCTTGCCTCCAGCCTTTTCTCGAATAGAAACCTTGTCTGCCATACCCCGCGGTGCTATATTCTCATTCGTCAATTGTCGGGGTGCGGTGTTTTCTGTCTCATCCTGTGCGAATTTCCTTTTTGATCCGGTCTTGACTGGAGCGGCGATATGCTCTGGTGCCGGTGTGCTAGGTTGTAGTATAGGATTTTGTCGTCGGTTACTAGGTTCcgttctcttcttttccggCGATGGTAACGGCGCATCGGCTATTTTACTGGATCGGGGAGATGGAAGTGAAATCGGGGGCTCTATTAGTCTCCTCGGACTGGACACGTCCTTTGTTGCTAATGCAGCTCGTGGAGGAGAGTCGACTTTTGTTGGCTCCTGTTCAATCAGTGGTTGTTTGGCGGGAGCCTCTAGTTCGGCAGAGTCGGCTTCAGATCTCAGAGCCCGGATTTGTTCAGGGCTGTGATGCACCTTATTAGCATTCATACCCAAGCGCTGGTTCGGAACCATAACCTACTTCAGAGATTGCCGTGAAGATGACCTGTTTTCAGATATGTGGCCCAGCTCTTCGATATCCCTAGCAACATCG from Metarhizium brunneum chromosome 2, complete sequence includes these protein-coding regions:
- the vps29 gene encoding Vacuolar protein sorting-associated protein 29, with protein sequence MAFLILVIGDLHIPDRALDIPAKFKKLLAPGKIGQTLCLGNLTDKHTYEYLRSITPDLKIVKGRNDVEATSLPLTQVVTHGSIRIGFLEGFTLVSSEPDLLLAEANRLDVDVLCWGGTHKFDAFEYMDKFFVNPGSATGAFLNSWGGVGEDPTPSFCLMDVQGISLTLYVYQLRKDDKGNENVAVEKVTYTKPVEPAANSS
- the sgo-1 gene encoding Shugoshin; the protein is MARLNEVPMSSDSLETLRKKMLRQNRDLAKSNNVRALRIRELESECALMLSENLELRSRILELEKQVEDNEARRIADHALAIKAKLESQLTEWGTLLSGLGLEPPMKRHSPRIQKSIKQRMSYIAGRPSPSQRRLRDVARDIEELGHISENRSSSRQSLNPEQIRALRSEADSAELEAPAKQPLIEQEPTKVDSPPRAALATKDVSSPRRLIEPPISLPSPRSSKIADAPLPSPEKKRTEPSNRRQNPILQPSTPAPEHIAAPVKTGSKRKFAQDETENTAPRQLTNENIAPRGMADKVSIREKAGGKTLKELAHMRKEAREKHVTTGNSRKPLASKSTNDDVSSPRKNPKPIAIDEVGTGKAELAKSKPTKERTKSKAKMNAAAKLEIPPPVTKTVIADLATTVSEPAVTSPKSPEPALGGDDPRGDTPPPVDIFLNGETSRASRRNRTTISYAEPNLRDKMRRPTKELFDAVAGEGKYARRASQCDLPTSEGPKIKRESDVGDSLRRIPPTSDEFEAPEPGSIPASPLAKKSSAQDASAAVITERRRPASRAGEFAADLNLDADENESGDVDVYEFTSSSPQIDNNAPTETTRATRRRGANTRRRSAAVDSEEDSSVKERSVSRRRSMMV